One Mycoplasmopsis caviae DNA segment encodes these proteins:
- a CDS encoding restriction endonuclease subunit S, with translation MVIDIIGSIDDLIEKYEELFIAFRDYLSLFYKWISEKSSLKVELSEMVYKTGKNVKKYEWFNNNVIDLSTMKSNNICINEFSNGNKFKTNIKTYNGDLLYGSIRPYFKKAGFSTNAKFVCGTVYSFNSYKPEYFVYLLSVISSDDFHKFTSQNSKGTKMPVISWKDLIRYKFLCPNDKDLLEFNNKLIDLFNLIKSKMIRIKFLKKIKELFLNHFFKKND, from the coding sequence TTGGTAATAGACATTATAGGAAGTATTGATGATTTGATTGAGAAATATGAAGAATTATTTATCGCCTTTAGGGATTATTTGTCTCTTTTTTACAAATGAATTAGTGAGAAGTCATCCTTAAAAGTTGAACTATCGGAAATGGTATATAAAACAGGAAAAAATGTAAAAAAATATGAATGATTCAATAATAATGTGATAGATTTATCAACTATGAAAAGTAATAATATTTGTATTAATGAATTTTCTAATGGCAATAAATTTAAAACAAATATAAAAACATATAATGGTGACTTATTATATGGCTCTATAAGACCTTATTTTAAGAAAGCCGGATTTTCAACGAATGCAAAGTTTGTTTGTGGAACAGTTTATTCATTTAACTCTTATAAGCCAGAATATTTTGTTTACCTTCTCTCAGTGATTTCAAGCGATGATTTTCATAAATTTACGTCACAGAATTCTAAAGGAACAAAAATGCCAGTAATTTCATGAAAAGACCTTATTAGATATAAATTTCTTTGTCCTAATGATAAAGATTTACTAGAATTTAATAATAAATTAATAGATCTTTTTAACCTAATTAAATCAAAAATGATTAGAATTAA